ATAATTCTTTCTTTTCTTCTCCAAATCAATGTAATTTTTTATTATTTTTTAATTTCAAAATCTTTATACATTGATATACCATTTATACTATTTTTTATTCTAATCCCTGTGATTTTAACAATTACGATGCTTCCTATCTCCATTTATGGAATAGGGGTTCGAGAAGGGTCATTTGTATTACTTTTTTCGAAATTTGGAATTCCTCCCGAGGTCGCTTTCTCCCTTTCTGTATTGGCTTATCTCATATCAGTTTTGTTTAACTCTATTGGCGGGATTTTCTTTATTCTGCAAAAAGAAAAATAAAAAATTTTAATTATTGAGCTTCTTCAAAACTGGCACTTCCATAATTAGGCTTTTACTCTGAACCACTTCATCTTCAAATGGGTTAAATTCAAATTCAATTATATCTTTATTTAGAAATGGAGACTTTAAGCTGGTTTCTGAAATTTGACCAAATCTGTAAAAAGGAAATCTTTTCCAGCTCTCAGGAATTTTAAACCTGATCTTTATCTTTCTCTTGTTAAAATACCGAGATGATTTTAGATTTTGAGGTCCACCAGTGTTAGAAATATCAACAGTTATTTTAAGCGTATAAATCCCTCTGTTGTAAGAATATTCTCCTTCAACTTTCGATAAAACATAGCCGAGAAATTCTCCAAAAGATAAAAAAATCTCTATCCCCATTTCTTTCCAGCCCGTTAAAAATTCCTGGAGCCATTCTATGCCAAAATATGTTATATCAAGGTCATGAAAATAGATTACCATGGGGAATGTTTTTGCAATCCATTTTAGACGGGGGTTGGCAAGCCAGTACATTGACTTGACTGAATGAGTTTGTATGAAAGGGTTTGTAAACGATTTCTTCTTTCTTAAAAATGTAAAATCAAATGTGCTCATCACTTTGAAATTGAAATTCTCCAGTAGTTCTGTGGTATTTGACGAAATTGCATTTTGAGGAGGTATAAAAATAGAAGGTTCATAATCAAACCATTGGATTAACTTATTATAACCTTTTTGAATAGCATCCCACTGTTCTGAATAAGAAACATTGGTTCC
Above is a genomic segment from Acidobacteriota bacterium containing:
- a CDS encoding lysylphosphatidylglycerol synthase domain-containing protein, yielding IILSFLLQINVIFYYFLISKSLYIDIPFILFFILIPVILTITMLPISIYGIGVREGSFVLLFSKFGIPPEVAFSLSVLAYLISVLFNSIGGIFFILQKEK